In the genome of Mangifera indica cultivar Alphonso chromosome 9, CATAS_Mindica_2.1, whole genome shotgun sequence, the window ttaattaattttgaattaaaaataaataatatttattacatGATaccacatataagtgtatatctatttatatattcaaaatagatacatattatattgCTCAATTTTCCCTTACTTGAAGGAGTTTAttgtacaattttttttgtgtatgGTGTAATATCTTTTTCAATAACtttgaaatgagagaaaaaataaaattatttgtataaataattttgttcttttaaaaaaggaacaaaaaaaaaagagctacATTAAGTGAAACAACTAGATATGCTATAGTCCAATTATCATATGGACATGAACTTGATGCAATTAGACAGCCGCAACTATGATTTTAAATGCCCTTTAAACAAACTTTgccaataaaatatttgaatctcCATGTCCAATCAaacatttatacatatatatttatatatttctatcTATCTATGTTATCCCCTCTGTGAAACCAACCTGGCAGAACCTTATATTGCAACTCAAATAGCAAAGCATTGGTATGGAGGAACATGgtataattgaaaaaagaaaataattgaataacATTTACTACTATCAAGCAACATATCATTTGTACAGGCCATTTAATAGTAATATGAACTGAAAGAATGAAATTTCACAATAACCTACAAAACAACTTAAAATGCAAATCATATATATGGTTCATGAGACAGGAACAGTCTTTGATCCTTAAAGAGTAATTGAGAAAGCTACTAAATCCTCGCAAGGATCAGACAACAACCAACTAAGTAGAGCAGCAGCCAGCTTTCTGATTAATAGGTTGTCCTTTTATCTGCACTGTTGGTGGCCTCGCATTGTTCATTGCAGGTTGACTTGCCATCCTGTGAAAACATATTACAGGTAAACCAATGATACAAGAATCCACAAACAAGCATTTAACCCCACTGAtatggaaaacaaaaatttgcaaGAGAGAGCATCATATCCAAAACATTTCTGGGAGATTGTTACtgttataacaataaaaatgcaAAGATTTACTCAAAATATACCTGTTTTTAATGGCAGCAGTCATGGCCATAAATGCCTGCTCCACAttagtagaatcctttgcactGGTCTCCATGAAGGGGATGCCAATTTCATCAGCAAATGCCTTTGAATTACAATAAAAAGAAAGGCAATCTGGTCAATAATCTTTCCAATAGTTTTGTCAAAGAATATATACCAAAACTGTGACATTTTTCTACCTTGGCCGTTTCATAAGACACGACCTTCTTATCAGTGAGATCAGACTTGTTTCCAACCAGAAGCTTGTTCACATTCTCACTTGCATATCGATCAATTTCATTCAACCACTGCTTAACATTGTTGAAACTCTCTTGGTCTGTGACATCATAAACTATCTGTCTCACATACATCAATATCATTTTTTGATGAAATCAGTAATGACACTTGAGTGCAATGATAATGGaactaaaaatcaaatatgaaaGATAACACTCACTATTATGCCATGAGCCCCACGATAGTAGCTGCTAGTTATTGTCCTGAATCTTTCTTGTCCTGCAGTGTCCCACTGCATGTTTCAAACCAAAACTGGCTAACAGTAAGAAACATAAGATATGACACTAATATGCACCAGTCAAAAAACAAGGACAAATTCAGAAttcattagaaaaaattaataaatttccaAAAGCCAACCTAGACAATTTCCAACATCATCAAcaaatccaaaaattaaaaaaaaaaaaaagaataagaaagcCTCACAATTTGAAGTTTAACAGTCTTGCCATCTTGCTCTACAGTGCGAATTttctacaaaacaaaaaacagatATCATATCAGGATGGTATACTTCAAATCAAGACAATATTTACTTGAATCCACAGCTTATTGATGCTTACAAAGTCAACTCCAATTGTGCTAATGTAACTGTCCAGGTATGAATCATCCTGCATCAGAGTGACAGATGATAAAAGTCTGTACAtgcatataaatatgaaataaattctaCATAATTAGCTTAGTGCACCAAAATTCTTCATCATAAGCAACCAAAACACTTTTAATCAAAGGTGGTGCCATCAATCACTGGAGACACTAGAAAACATCCATCATATGACTGGCATATAAGACAGATCAGATATTAACACATAATATGCAAGTCCACTAGTCCTACAAAAGAAGCATAGCATGGCATTTTCACtgatcatattaaaatataatcaaaccATAAATAATCATCAGTTTCCACAGTACAGAAAATGCAGACAACTTGACACAAATACAAGCGACCCCTTAGGTTCTCTTTTACTGATTCAACAaacaagaaaacatattttaaaatgaggGTAAGATACTTTCTGCTATCTCAACAGAAACACATGCGCATCTGGGTCTTAATCTATTAAAGAACTAGAAATTAAACGTACACAACTTAGAAATAGTAGAGTACATAAATTAAACAAagcttttaaaaaaagaaaagacaaactATAGTAACGAAACAGAGAGAGCGATCAAAGGAGTTGACCGAATGTAAGTGATTATCATTTTATAAGCTTACAGCAAATCTCAGGAGCAAACACGATTTGCCAACACCAGAATCTCCAATCAGCAAAAGCTTGAACAAATAGTCACTGCTtagaacaaaataataataaataataatgacaaCAGTATTTaatatgagaattttaaaaaaaaaaaaaactctgaaACACCTTTTTCCAACCAAATCATATTTTCTGGCAAATAATAAGCCTAATAAGGCTGAACGAACAAGAAActtcaacttgtatttttcataaCACATATGCAATACATCCCTAATTCAATTATCcattatacaattaaaatcgataaattCTAACTCGTCAGAGATCACCAATAACTGAAACAATTACCAATCTAAACAAAACCTGAAAATCTCATTTCCCATTTAAGAACATCATACAACTACCAAAAGAAAAGCACAATCATAAATAcgaacacaaaaataaataacatacatATCAAAAGAGACCCAACAGTTTTTAGCACAAAATAATCATAGATCCaacgaaatttaaaaaactttgagAAACCCATCCtagataaacaaaaataatactaaaattgaaataaacgGGTAAAAATCTGAAGCTTACTAGTCAGGATTCATGTCTCCAAGAGGTAGGATTACGCCTAGAGTCAGACCGGCCCAGCAGGAGATTGGACCGGGTTTTGCAGAGAAAAGCAGAGATtaagagagagaagaaacaaATGACACAAGAAAAGGTAACATTTAGAATGTCGAAACAAACTAGCGAAAAGTTTGAAGAATATATAAAGGAAATGTCAACGTCAAACTGTAATGAAATTACCATTCGgtcaaattatatcattttcaggggcaaacgactatgtcccacctaagtttgatataaattacttttcacccattaattataaaaaacctaaatacctatttgtctattaaattttataaggggttaaattatcatttatcaaaatatttaaaaaaattaaaaatttattatattttcccccttagatttaaaaatttaacaaattttcttccactcaaaatttaaaaatttaacattttttctaagagttttttcaattatcattACCAACTACCAGAGATAGCAACAACAATGTTCTCCTTCTGAAATGACTTCTCTCTCAGTTTCGCTCTATTTTTGACTATCACCGATCAACTAAATCAATAGACAAAGAAAGAAGTGAGGCGGAGAGAAGAACCTCATCATCACTGTCTTTGACTGTCCACATTGGTGGTTGAAAAAACtctagaaaaaaatattgtttttcaa includes:
- the LOC123224912 gene encoding ras-related protein RABD2a-like — encoded protein: MNPDYDYLFKLLLIGDSGVGKSCLLLRFADDSYLDSYISTIGVDFKIRTVEQDGKTVKLQIWDTAGQERFRTITSSYYRGAHGIIIVYDVTDQESFNNVKQWLNEIDRYASENVNKLLVGNKSDLTDKKVVSYETAKAFADEIGIPFMETSAKDSTNVEQAFMAMTAAIKNRMASQPAMNNARPPTVQIKGQPINQKAGCCST